Genomic DNA from Alphaproteobacteria bacterium PA2:
ACGCCGCCAAGCGCGTGCTGGCTGAAACCGGGTATGCGAGTTTCGGCGTCAATGCCGTCGCCCGGGAGGCGGGGTGCGACAAGGTCCTCATCTATCGCTATTTCGGAGGCCTCGAAGGCCTGGCTGAGGCTATGGGCGACAGCCTCTCATTCTGGCTGCCCCAGGGCTCGCCTGTCACCACCGGAACTTCTTATGCGGAGTCCATGCGCTCAGTCCTTGCCGGCTATCTGGCCGCCCTCAGACAGACGCCACTGGTGAAGCGGATCCTGTCCTGGGAGTTACTGGAGACAAATGAGCTGACAACCAGGCTGGGCGCAGCAAAATCTATTTCGATACGGAACTGGTTCCAAAACCTGAAGGCCCGGACCGACGGCCCGCCACCTGGCATTGACGCCCCAGCTATCAACGCCATCCTGATCGCCGCCGCGCACCATCTGGCTTTGCGTGAAGACAATGACGGCGCCTTCTCAGGCCTGGACCTGAGGGATCCCCACACCTGGACCCGACTGGACACGGCCTTTGGCCAGCTCATTGAGGCCGCCTATCAGCCAAGCCCGCGACACGGAGACTCCTGAAATGCCAAGTCTTTCCCATGGCCGTATGGCTGCCCTCCTGCTCCTGCTGTTCCTTGTCCTGGCCAATGTCTC
This window encodes:
- a CDS encoding TetR family transcriptional regulator — translated: MKTPTSSRDQTRERILDAAKRVLAETGYASFGVNAVAREAGCDKVLIYRYFGGLEGLAEAMGDSLSFWLPQGSPVTTGTSYAESMRSVLAGYLAALRQTPLVKRILSWELLETNELTTRLGAAKSISIRNWFQNLKARTDGPPPGIDAPAINAILIAAAHHLALREDNDGAFSGLDLRDPHTWTRLDTAFGQLIEAAYQPSPRHGDS